The window CTGTTGCTGCAGATGCGCGAATTCCGTTATGGTCAATTAATTCATTAGAAGTTGAATATCCTTCTATAGATTTGTAAACATCATGAAATACATATTCTATCTCTTCTACATTAGTAATTATTTTATCTATATTTGGTTGAGTAAATTTAAACTTACCGTCAGGGTTGATATTTGCTTTTTTTAATTGATCTCTAAAGGATGTTATTTGTTTTATCAAATTAAAGAAACTATTAACAGAGTTATCTGGATTTGTAAAATATTGTCGTAAAACAGCAATTGCTTTAGAATTTGTGAAAGTCATTCCGTCAGCGGTACTCCCCCCACCATGTAAATTCTGTAAAAAATCATATTAAAAATATTACCTCTTATTTATCTTTCATAACAATTTTCGTTTGTAGTTTTGTAAATCTTTCCATTTTTGTTTGTCCAAACTTTTATTTCAGTATCTTGTTTACCAATTATATGATAAGAAATTTTATAGCTCGCATTTTTCATAAGTTTCAAACTTACCAATCTCTTTCCGTCTTTAGTAATTTTGTAATATTTCAATACATTATTAAATGAAATTTTGCGAGGAGTTGGTGTATTACCTTCCCATTTTAAAATAATGGGTAGTTCAACTGCAAACCCTTTCTTGTCAATAGAATCATTGTCAATTGTTACTTCTTTAAGTCCATAATTACTACATTCGGTTAATTCTTGTTGTGCGAGATCAAAAGAAATTTTGGGTTTTTTACATGAAAATAAAAAAAATGAAATTACTAAAAGGATGCTGCTATTTAAAATTGTTTTTTTCATAACTATCTAGTTTTTATATGCATTATACCATTTCTGAATTATGCGAAATTTATCATCTTCCGAACTTACTTTATTTTTGAATAAGGATTCTAATTTATTTTTCCCAATATTCTTATTTACAAAATTATTAAAGTCCTTAAAATTAATACTGCCGATTTCAGCAGTCATTTCAAGTGGTGCTTTATCATGATAGTCTTCATACTTCACGCTTCTGTTATTAATTGCGGACTTAACATATCCCAAACCACTTTTGGATAGATGTTTTAAATTGTTTCCTGCATCTCCTAATTGAGGTAAATGTCCAACTTCGTGAGACATTAAATCTAGAAAACTTATTATATTATTAAAATTGACATCAAAATTTGTAATTGTACCTGCATTAGAGCTATCACCAGTTGTTAAAGCCCCCATACCATAATCTTTAAATGTTACTGCTGTACCAATGATGTCATCATAACTAACACCTGATAAAAGACTAAGAAGTAATGCAACAGATGGTTTGAAACCATATTCTGTAGGAATTAATTTTCCATTTACTAATTTTGTTTTTGTAACATTTAATAAGGCATTTCCGTACCCTGGATCCGTTCCGCTACTTCCGCCACCAACTACGAAGCCTGCTCAACTTTTTGGGATTTGCCTACTTCATTTTTCCCGTGCGAACGCTTGCTTTCTGAACTTCTCCGCTTGCTCGCTTTTCCAAAAGTAAAGATTTTCAGTTGAAAAATAAAACGGTTTTACTGTTTTATTTTCAATTGAAAAAGAAAAGTTGTTTCGTTGTCGGTGTTGTTGTAAATGTGGACTTGTGGGAAAAACGGCGGTTGGATTTCAGCGTTGGGTTTTTCCACAAATCCACATTTTTTTGTTTGATTTCCAAAAAGTTCTATATTTGGAGCGAGAAAAAAGCAATTTTTTTTCATAAATATTGTGTTAAGGTTTCCTTTTCGGGAGGCCTTTTTTGTTTTAATAGCTAAAATTCCAATCGAAGAACTTTTCGGGCGATGGCGCATTTTTCCTTATTCGGGTGGGAAGCGTTGGCAAAAAAGTCTTTTTTCGGAGCTGGGAAGATTCGGGGAAGGTGTCGGCTAAAAGCGGTGGCGCAAAAGGGCTTTGCCTGTTGCATGGAAAGCATTTTACATAATCTCACATTATAGGCAAAGATGGTGCTGGTTTGTGCGGAGCGAAGCGGAGAACAACGTTTTGCGTTGGTAATTTGCGTATAATGTCGATTATGTAATTTGCTGTGGCATTAAAGCGTTGGGTAAGCTTCGGACAAGCGTCGGAGGAAAATGTCTTTTTTTTGGAGTGGGGCGGGATATTATTTAAAATGCAAGCGTCGGACTTTCTTGGTTCTTATTTGATCGGGTGAAAATTATTAATTGCATTTTTTAATATTTCCAATTCGGTTTGTTTGTACTGTACGGTTGTTGAAGCTCTTTTGTGCCCTGCAAAAACCTGAACTATTCTCGTGTCGTTTTCTTTTCTTAAAAGGTTTGCAATCACGCTTTGACGGATTTTTATGGGTTGTAGTTTTTCTTCGGGTTCTCGCCTTTCATTAATCATCCGGTTTAAAGCATTCGGTTTTACTTCTTCCTTTAATTTTCCTGTAATGAGTTTTTCAGGTTTTTCCGCTTTTAAATATTTTGTAAGATTGGGATAATCTTCTTTAAGATAATTGTAAAATAATAGGATTTGAGAGGCTTTTAATTGCAGTGTTCTTGCTTTTTTCCTGTGCTCTGATTTGATATAAATTTCTGCTTTTTCAAGATTGATGTCTTCGGTATTCAGATTACAGATTTCTGCCACCGTTAACGCTTGATACACCAATAAACTTACAATCACTTCGTTTCTTTTTTTTAGTTTTCCGTCAGGATCTTCCCTCGTTTTTTCCAGATAATTCTCTAGAGTTTCTTCGCTGTATAAACGGTCTACTTTTACCTGTTTGTTGATTTTGTCTTTTAAATAAAGTTCTCTGCAAGGGTGGTCATGCCGGAGTCCGGCTTCCAGTAGGTAATTATAATAAATTTTTACTTCAGATAAATACCTTTTGACAG is drawn from Chryseobacterium muglaense and contains these coding sequences:
- a CDS encoding tyrosine-type recombinase/integrase, yielding MKLETYLQEKYSKKSYKAHVYMINKYLDYIARKAKTADYKDVLHYIAHLRKNENFNPESVKRYLSEVKIYYNYLLEAGLRHDHPCRELYLKDKINKQVKVDRLYSEETLENYLEKTREDPDGKLKKRNEVIVSLLVYQALTVAEICNLNTEDINLEKAEIYIKSEHRKKARTLQLKASQILLFYNYLKEDYPNLTKYLKAEKPEKLITGKLKEEVKPNALNRMINERREPEEKLQPIKIRQSVIANLLRKENDTRIVQVFAGHKRASTTVQYKQTELEILKNAINNFHPIK